Proteins co-encoded in one Acidobacteriota bacterium genomic window:
- a CDS encoding Rieske (2Fe-2S) protein: MSEKNDARNTTEVGEPISRRKVLAWLTTMGLFGSAIVTVFSNLVFIKPRATYGQPMRFSIGTPDEFPPGTRIALGTQKIAVIREGDKMAAISTTCTHLGCIVGVADTGFACPCHGSRYDQDGNVTGGPAPKALPWFELSLAPNGELEVDKSKEIKAGKWFTV; encoded by the coding sequence ATGAGCGAAAAAAATGACGCTCGCAACACAACTGAGGTCGGCGAGCCGATCTCGCGGCGAAAGGTATTGGCTTGGTTGACGACAATGGGGCTCTTTGGCTCGGCGATCGTTACTGTCTTCTCGAATCTGGTCTTTATCAAGCCGCGGGCGACTTACGGCCAACCGATGAGATTTAGTATCGGAACGCCGGACGAATTTCCTCCGGGGACACGGATCGCTCTCGGTACGCAGAAGATAGCCGTCATTCGTGAGGGCGATAAGATGGCCGCGATCTCAACCACCTGCACACACCTCGGGTGCATCGTTGGCGTCGCGGACACCGGATTTGCGTGTCCGTGCCACGGTTCGCGTTACGACCAAGATGGCAACGTGACCGGCGGTCCGGCACCTAAGGCATTGCCATGGTTCGAGCTATCTCTTGCTCCAAATGGCGAGCTTGAGGTCGATAAGAGTAAAGAGATCAAAGCTGGGAAATGGTTTACCGTATGA
- a CDS encoding cytochrome b N-terminal domain-containing protein, protein MSDTSQTKNILSVIRNMPAAVWSSVFRHNLPHTDLGRSQTSFTNFFLHMHPVKVHKNTLRPWFTMGLGLISLFLFLILTVTGVLLMFYYVPSTTQAYDRMLDLRGSVAFGDFLRNMHRWSAHGMVAAVFLHMCRVFFTGSYKKPREFNWVLGVGLFLLTLFLSFTGYLLPWDQLAFWAITVGTAIAGYAPVFGEQIRFLLLGDTTVGQEALLRFYVLHVAVLPIAMVTMIAIHFWRIRKDGGLSRPVASDIVVDPAPPQELALPGAINLIEKKRYGVQGVVRGPFTKVGNVPDNSVYSYPNLLLAELFVLILTIFGVLAVSYFFNAPLEEPVNVLHPPNPAKAPWYFLGLQEMVSYSAFWGGVGIPAIEVLILFLVPYFDRAQKGIGLWFSRERLLANTLFGTFVVVNIVLIIIGTFFRGQNWEFVSPF, encoded by the coding sequence ATGAGCGACACTAGCCAGACAAAGAACATATTGAGCGTGATCCGAAACATGCCGGCAGCCGTTTGGTCCTCGGTTTTTCGGCATAATCTCCCGCATACGGATCTGGGGCGATCGCAGACGAGCTTCACAAATTTCTTTCTGCATATGCACCCGGTCAAGGTCCATAAGAACACGCTGCGGCCGTGGTTCACGATGGGTTTGGGGCTCATTAGCTTATTCCTCTTCCTTATATTGACGGTGACTGGCGTGTTGCTGATGTTCTATTACGTTCCATCTACAACTCAGGCGTATGACCGAATGCTTGATCTGCGGGGCTCGGTCGCCTTCGGAGATTTTTTGCGGAACATGCACCGGTGGTCTGCGCACGGGATGGTCGCTGCCGTCTTTCTGCATATGTGCCGCGTATTCTTCACTGGCTCGTATAAGAAACCGCGTGAATTCAACTGGGTATTGGGCGTTGGGCTATTTCTTCTGACACTCTTTCTTAGCTTTACGGGTTATCTGCTCCCGTGGGACCAGCTTGCGTTCTGGGCGATCACTGTTGGAACCGCTATTGCAGGCTATGCTCCTGTGTTTGGCGAACAGATCAGATTTTTACTACTCGGTGATACGACCGTAGGGCAAGAAGCCCTGCTTCGCTTCTATGTTCTGCATGTCGCGGTGTTGCCTATAGCTATGGTGACAATGATCGCGATCCACTTCTGGCGGATCCGCAAAGACGGCGGGCTTTCGCGTCCTGTGGCATCGGATATCGTCGTCGATCCCGCACCACCGCAGGAGCTGGCCTTGCCCGGAGCGATCAATCTTATTGAAAAGAAACGTTACGGTGTGCAGGGTGTGGTTCGTGGGCCATTCACTAAGGTTGGCAACGTACCGGATAATTCGGTTTATAGCTATCCAAACCTGCTGCTTGCCGAACTTTTCGTTCTTATCCTGACCATCTTTGGCGTGCTGGCAGTGTCATATTTCTTTAACGCTCCGCTCGAAGAGCCGGTCAACGTACTTCATCCACCAAATCCTGCAAAAGCACCGTGGTATTTTCTCGGCCTGCAGGAGATGGTCAGCTACTCAGCATTCTGGGGCGGAGTCGGGATACCGGCTATCGAGGTACTGATCCTGTTTCTCGTGCCATATTTTGATAGGGCACAAAAAGGCATAGGCCTATGGTTCTCGCGCGAACGGCTGCTGGCGAACACGCTCTTTGGGACGTTCGTGGTCGTCAATATTGTCCTCATTATTATCGGAACCTTTTTCCGGGGTCAGAATTGGGAGTTTGTGTCGCCGTTTTAG